In Camelus dromedarius isolate mCamDro1 chromosome 4, mCamDro1.pat, whole genome shotgun sequence, the DNA window ACTGTGTGGAGCCCCTCAGTTTAAGATCCAGTTGTGTATTCATATGTCCTGTGTGGTTTCTTTTGGTGATGTTGCTTATTTTCCCAGCTACACTGCTGGGTCTCCTTGGGGAGGGACACAGAGCGGCATAAGGGGAAGATGGAAGCTAAGTGACAATCATCAATCCCATGATTTAGAAAAAGCCCAGGTTTTCCAATTCAAATTATATACTGATTTACACaagtgttgcaggaaaatggggcacaagagAGTGGCCATGTCCCAAgtcttggttgagcccctgggacatgccccaccaagtgAGGATTCTTGGCTTCAtccagggaagaattcaagagcgagccacagttgagtaaaagtagatttattcagagaagtGCACGCTCCTTcaacagagtgtgggctgtctccgaAGGCGAGAGAGCGCGAGAATCTTAGGAGACACACATTCCATACGCAGAACACAGGCCATCTTGAGAGGTGAGAGCCTCACAGCAGGGGGTCGTCTAGGAACATGAGATCGGCCAAGaagtgtggggttgttagttttatgggctcggtaatttcatatgctaacaagtgggaggattatttccaactactttggggaagagtTGGGGATTCTCAAGAATTGGGCtgctgcccactttttgaccttttatggccaaccttggaactgtcatggcacctatgGGAGTACCATTTacctaatacattacaatgagtgtataatgaggttcagggtctactggaagtcaaatctcctgccatcttgggcctccaagtctactgggagttgaatctcccGCCACCTTGGTTCTAATCAGTttctgtcctgtcctcaattgctgtgtcattctttttatgtttgtgccctgcccccttccctcctgtctcacagggAAATAAACATTATTCCTAACGTTAGGATTATAgatgttttttgaggaatttcttttcctttctttctttttttttttttttttgctttaaagaagtaatgtgagcacattttaaaagttcccagtgctggagaagagaaaaataattgatCATTCTCTTTCACCATAGTACAATTACTGTTAGCATTGTGATTTTTCCttatttgtgtgttttctcttAAGTGTTTTGATCATGAATTACTTATAATTATTGTAACAATTTTCTATCCTATTTTCCTACTTAACCTAGTTTTTTtagactgattttaaaataaggaagcaatatttttatttttggtttatcaTAAAACTTACTTTTCTACTCTAGTATATTTCATATCtactgaaatataattaatataatatagtaGTAGAGTTGAGAATATCATTAACTGTACAGGCAATGCATggaattgaaaatgaaaatcctGTTTGTATTGAAATAGCAACTTCAATAAATCCTAATCTTTCTACTCTTAAAAAcgaagttgaaaataaaatgtgactctaaagaaaatgtaactttaatAAAATATCTGCAATTAGTAGGAACAGGTCAGCTAGTTTGGTTTCATCTTTAatgctttcttattttaaaattaaaggtcCATTTTAGCTTCTTATCTTCTGAAAGAGAAGCTCAATATCTTGGGCAAGTTGGGGTGTCTGCTCAGCTGTGCGGGTTCTGTCGTGCTGATTATCCACTCCCCGAAGTCTGAGAGTGTGACCACCCAGGCCGAGCTGGAGGAGAAGCTGACCAACCCAGGTACCTCTGAGCTGCGCCTCCAGCGTGAGCGGGACCCTTCCCGGCGGAGCTGCACCCTCCGCCCCCGCTGTGGTCCGTGCTCCAGGCCCACCACTGTCCGCAGCCACCCGGCTTGCAGGCGGGGCCCCGGGGCGGGCGAGCCAACCCGAGCCAACACCTGCTGTTCTGGcccctctgctgcctcctgggaCCCAGACCTTGTGCACTGACAGCCTCCCCATCCGCCTGCCTCCGCCTCCGTGGCGCCAGGTCCGCTGCGGCTCAGCCCCTCGGGcgtccctcccacctccttcctgctgTCCCTGCCCTGGGCGGCTCCCTGCGGGACCATCTGTTCTCCCCTCTGATGTGAAGCTCTCTGAGTGCTGGCGCCCGGTTTCATCTATCTTTAGGTTCCCcacagagatatgtgtgtgtgtgtgtacttctttatttttagaggaggtagccGGGAGTGAAGCATGCACCCCACAACTTGAGCTATGCTCTCCCTGACCCCACTCCTATGTATATATcttttgtatgtattttggacgtaattttttttaattaatcaatttttttaGTAAGTGTAATCACAGCagtgctgccccctccctgccatgAGAGAAAACCACTCAGACCCAGcttcttttcctgaaatgaaGCCTGCACATGAGCATTCAGGCTGCTTCCGGTTTTCCCCAAACACAGTCCAGCCCTGGTTTGTGTTTGACCATCTGCTCTGCACTGCCGCTTCCCCAGCCTATAGGTCAGGTTCCCAGGAAGCTTTCAGCTGCAGCATCTTCCTGAATCCTCCCAGCAGGGCTCCATAGTCCTTTTCCTTACCCTCGGGGAGGTGGGGACCCCCATCACCTGCCTGCTGGTACAGTCCACGCTATTCCCAGCCCAGTCAGGCCCAGTTCCTAGCACCCCCTTTACGCCTGGAAACGAAATTCATGGAAAATACAACCTCCTTCTACACAAAACAGCAGTCAACATAATGCCTCAGGGTCAGTGCTTTGGAATGAAATACAGTGCCCAGGCACAGCTCCAGGAGGCATAGTAAGCCcgcagacaccccccccccccgtgtgtgtgtggagtggcTGGGGATCCGCAGGTGCAGAGCAGACTGACGTGGAGGTGTCCTGTTACTGATTCAAACACTGGGGGCTTTGCCATCAGCAGTGGGACCCTCTGAAATGGAGAATGGCTCTTGAGGTTCTGAAAAACTCGGTGTTTTTATATCCTTGCCAATTACTTTGTTTTATACATAAAACAAGTTCTACGCTCTGATGTATAAACGTTTTCCACTTAACGGTCCAAGGCAACATTCAGAAGTTGTGAGAACATGATTATTTTCTGTGTGGAACTGCCCGCACATCCCAGGGCTGCTGGCCTCTGCCCCCGATCCCTGCAGCAGGCACAAATACTCTCGTTTTCCTACATATACCTTCAGACCCCCATGTGACTCcttttccctccccccacccacaggAGGACCCTCTGCCTAGCGTTTGCTGAGTTGACTAGCCTGTGAAATGACTTTGAAAAAATTCTCAAAGCATCTCTGTTGTCTTTTACTGTTATGAAGGTATTGCTGTTAGAGGACTTTTTTGTTGACATGTAAACATGTAGGAGCTATGAATATTTGAATGGGGAAAAGAATGTTGGGAATGCTTTTTGAGGGATGAGCTCAGCGGATCTGGAAAGGGTCAGCTGGAGCAGCAGGGTGTCACGGCGGCTAgcgtggcgggggcgggggacggGACGGGGCGGCTCTGCTCAGCCCCTCCCGGTCACTGTGCGCCCTCTGTTTTGCAGTGTTTGTGGGCTATCTGTGCATCGTGCTGCTCATGCTGCTGCTGCTCATCTTCTGGATCGCGCCCGCCCACGGGCCCACCAACATCATGGTCTACATTAGCATCTGCTCCTTGCTGGGGAGCTTCACCGTGCCTTCCACCAAGGGCATTGGGCTGGCGGCGCAAGACATCTTCCACAACAACCCGTCCAGTCAGCGGGCCCTCTGCCTGTGCCTGGTGCTCCTGGCCGTGCTCGGCTGCAGCATCATCGTCCAGTTCAGGTACATCAACAAGGCGCTCGAATGCTTCGACTCCTCCGTGTTCGGGGCCATCTACTACGTCGTGTTCACCACGCTGGTCTTGCTGGCCTCGGCCATCCTCTTCCGGGAGTGGAGCAACGTGGGCCTGGTGGACTTCTTGGGCATGGCCTGCGGGTTCACCACCGTCTCCGTCGGGATTGTCCTCATACAGGTGTTCAAAGAGTTCAACTTCAACCTGGGGGAGATGAACAAATCTAACGTGAAAACAGACTAGGCTGCAGCAGGAGGTTGGATGGCTTGAGGAACAGGAAACGGATGTGGTTTCTGGTCCTGGTTTGATGTAAAGTGGAAGAGACCGTGAATCGCTGGTGTTAGAGTTGCCTGTACACTGGTGGGTGGGCTGCTGGAGAGTGAAGCCGTGTTGCTCAGCACCAGGGTGGGGGCCTGGCCCTCCGCACGCTGGAGTTGCTCGGTGGTTGCCTGGGCCCCATCTCTCTGATCTCACGTTCATTGCTATTAACCTGGAAGCTTTCATGAATACTCTTTGCTTTGAAAACATTTCAACATtatttaagtagaaaataaagatgGGCCTTTTCTGGTTAGTCTTTGCAGGGGAGCAGATACCCTTAACTTAGAATCTTACTTTGGAAATGGGAGAAATTGTTGTCTTGAAGTCTGACTCTACAGCAAATGTGTCTGTAGTTTGGGTATTTCGTGTCAAGCATGTATAACTTTCAGGTACCTCATTCAAATAAGAGGTGcgtgcatttgtttttaatcctcTAATGAGCTGACTCTCCTAGCCACCCCCACTCCAAGGCATTTTAATTGCAAATAGAGAAGAATGAATGGACAAGATGGAGTTGTTCCATTTGCAGGAAGATTTCAATAGCTCAGATCAATTTCAGTGCCTTTTACCACTTGAACTATTCACTTAATTTGACTATTCCTGTGTGTCTGTTCTCTTAGATTGGAATACTGCAGCCTCCTTGATTATACTTTTACTATTTCACTGTTCAAAATATCAATGTTCAAGGCAGTTAGGAATAATAGTATATTCATTCATTGGAAGAGTCCAGACTAAAGACACACTGGAGTAAATTGACCCTTTCAGCATGTAGTGATCGCCCAGTTAAAGAGAGTTGACTTAGGGAGCGTGAGGTATTTAATTTGCATTCAGTCTAATGTAACTGGGATCCAGTATTAAATATATCCGTGTTCTCTTTCAGCAAGCACTGTGGCCactcaaaagaaataaattatttaacttgatAGTAAGGCTGTTAAAGGAGAGAGTAAGTGTTCAGGAGCACATATGAGTTCCCTGTAACTCAGGAATACGTTAAAGGCAAAATGAAGCTTAGGGCAGTTTCTACAAATTGGAACACACAGAGTTTTCAAAAGAATTTCTAgcaaaaatgaagacaattaATTTAGCCACCTCCCTGTTGTTTGAGATGACAGCGCACCCTACAGTTCCTCACCCAACCTCTCATTAAACTTCTGAAGTGCAAAATTCACCATTAATTAACTAATCCAGTATTTGGATCAAAGAGGCCATTTGTCTGTCTGTATTACCCTTCCATGTGTATTAAATGGGAACAAAGCACAGAGTGGTTCAGATGTTTCATCGAGATATCACGTGCTTCATGTACAATGTTGTCTCTAATTAGGGAATTATGCCAGGTTGAAAGGTGAGATTGGCTAAGGTGGGTCTGGTGAAGTAAAACATGAAATTTAGTAACACCCAATTAAAGTGACTGAGCGATGTCAATAggagaaaatttgtttttcagacAGAAAGAATATTTCTAAAGACCCAAGGAGTAGTTCCCTAGAGTGTGGAACAAGGAGGCTAaataaaatgaggatagtttaacaCAGAGCAAAAAACACCTTTATGAATTAAAAGTACGTATGATGATCATGGGTTGTGAGTTATGAGCTAAGAGCAGCaacaagattattttaaaattaaaaaaaattacagtaactGATAGTTAACAAATGCTCAAAAAACTCATTACTCTTTTTGTCAACTCTTGAAGGTTTGttttttatcagtatttttaGGAATGAAGGCTTTAATTTATTGAACTGAACTTCCTGAAAATATAATGTAGCAGTATCAATATACTTTTAGGCATTAAAATAGTTTCCTAGGTAAGGAGTCTGAGATATTCAAAGAACACATGTGGCCGTACAAGTAAAATGAGAAAGTTCCCGTGTCATATGGAAATTACCATTTTGGGGGATACAACTTACATGTgaagcttattttatttaaatgcatCTATTGGTGTTCTTACTACAGCTAATCCATGATTATACTGCAGATACTTAGAGGTGAGGTTTTCCAGATTATCTCCCTGTGATTTTTTTAGAGTAAAACAAAATCTCGAAGTATTAATAGCCTGTCTCCTCTTGAAGGTGATGTGTCCCCAGGACAGTTTGACTCTCCCAAGTTTACATCTGTTCAGCAAGTTATTCTGGGGGTGATACCCAGCTTTTCTTCCAGTGGAACAATGTTCAGATCATCCATTATATTCCAAATGCATGACTCTCGCCTCAAAGTAATTGACACGATCAGCAGTCTAACCGCCTCATTTTCAAGTTTAACATAGAACAAATTACTTCTGActtaatagtatttattttactaattcatgtttttttaataatttatttggaattgcaaaaaataaaaaaataaaagcttcaaaAGGGAAGGCCCAGAATGGGGATAGGTGTTCTACTGGTCTTTCcaaaagtaaatacatataaaacatttgCATTATTAGGCCGTTCTTTGCATCTTATCTTTGATAAAACTAAGGGGAAAATGCCTGCTGTCTGCTTGTTTTCAAGCCTCCTCTAAAACCATGTTTGTGATCACAACTTACAGATTTACTCTGGAGAGATACTTAAATAGgccatttctctcctctcctgcttggACAATGCCTTGTCTTCTCATCTAAATCTTTGCATTTAAAACAATTGCTTCCTGTTCTGCTCAGTAATCAAGTGTAGGACCTGTTCAGGATTCTAACCCAAACGCAGCCCCAAGCCCAGCCTGGGTGTTTGCTGTGCTGAAGGACTGCTCCATCTCTGCGGAGAAGGCTCTGGAGAGGAAGGGCGGGGTGCTCCCTGCCACCTGGAGGGCAAGACCTGCCCACAGCTGGGACTCGAGGGAGGAATCATCACTCAGATGTCACTGTggtcttttcacattagagtgtTTGTGAAACACACTTCGCCGCTCTTGGTTCAGCAATAAGAAATACTCTTTCAAGTCCTCCTTTTCAAGCCAGTTTGTTACATGCAGTTTTATTTCCAGAAGTTCATTCCAGCGGTAGTAATtctgtctttgggtttttttctttgggTTTCATGTCTGATCGAGAAAGCACTACTAAAGTGTGCAGTCACCTGTTACCTCCCTTCTTCCTCGACCTCTCAGCTCTTTGTAAATTCTGTGCTTACTTCCAGAGGCCAGTTCCTAGACATCCGTAAAGCGCTTGAGATGTGCTGTCTCCAGGCGTGGACGGGCACTGCCGTCCACGGGGACAGGTGTTGCTCACAGGCCACTGCCGGGCTGCCAGGTTCTTGTTGGGAGATGAGTCCTCTCCTCTCTAAGCTGCTCAGCTGATGCAGAAGAAGTCTGCAGCGCTAGGCCCGTCGCTCTTTGATGCCTGCTTGATCCTGACTTAGGCTTCCTGCGACTGTGTAGGAACCTAGGAAGAGAAGACGCTTCAGTTTAGATCCGTTCATGACTGTCTCGTTGGCTCCGGTGGCCTGAAAAAGTTGTCCTTACCGTGGCTGACACCAAGGGAGTAGTTCACCCATCAAGCAGGGTTAGATGGAATCTTGGTGTTCAACCTTCTCAGGGACCAAAACCGTAACATGAACTTAGCATTCACCTTCCTCCCAAGGACGTGTCTGTGTGAgtttttcatatgttttcctCATATTCATAGCTAGAGGTCTGTTAACTtgagttagaaagaaaaaaaaatcagtttgcgCACCAGTCACACCATAAAAGAGTTTATCATATAAAATACCTCAACTTTCTGTATTCCTCACTTCCACCTCAAAAGTTGTACTGGTGATGAATTTTAAGGGTCTGTCCTTTAGTTTATAGGTGATTTCTCACATCTGGCCAGATTCTTATACCTCCATCATATACTTGAAAAGATTAAGAATTATAGGAATGGAAACAAGAATTTGGCCCAGTATCACCAACGCATTTATTTTCATACACGTTTCTCACACACTGTTAATTGcaacaaaataattatattttaagaaaatgtaactttgtgttacATCAAAAAAATGTTGTCTAGTAGAAAGTTGATATTCAGTATAACAATGATCAtgtaaataaacattattttaaatgtacccaatgtgattaaaaaaaaaaaaagcttagtctAGGGCCTAGAGCATGAGCCAGGGAGAaggatttatttgtttttttctctattttttcttgaattttgcaACTATAGgtgagtcacttaacctttctgtgcctcagtttctctacctCTAAAGGGGTGGTGTGGTCCTCCAGATCTACTGTTTTAAAGCACACGCCGGTTAGCGCGTGCGTGCTGGGAGCCTCAGACCAGAGCGCCGTGGGCAGGGATGCTCTGGAGGGACGCACTGAGCATCCTGTCTGCTCAGACCGTGCTGCAGACACGCAGCTTCAAGCACTGAGTAAGCAAAGGAAGCACTGGGTGTAAAGTTTGCATGATTCCATgaaactttaatttcctttttttgttgttgttttaaaaggAAGGGTTTTATATATTCCGTTGTaaaatatggaaattaaacaGGGGCTTAAAAAAGCTGCACTGAAAGATCACATTCTGATGGTGTGATGAGCTTCTCTGACATTCTGCACAGGTTTATGTTCTGCTGAAGATTCAATGACCCGTGAACCAGATTGATTCTGTTGTGTTGAATTTACGATAAATGACGCCGAACTTTCTGCTTCCAAGTGGCTCAGCCCTGACCATGAAGCTACCTGACGCCAGGTGAATGTCAGGGTCTCCCAAACCACTAGTGCCAAAGGGTCACATTGAAAAgttcagaatatttcttttatttgtcaGACTATAATAATTTACCCCACCCTGTCACCCCCTACGTCAGTGTTTTTGCACTTTGGGAAAATTTGAGGCTACTGTTTTTCAGTAGCATTCCTGAGTGTTTTTGCCTTTTTACATGATAACTATTACTTTCttgtaaaatggaatataattgTGAAAGAAGAAGGTAAAAAAGGTAACGTGTTGACTggttacataaaatttttttcctgtaaatgtaTCAGGGGAGCTTCCAATtagcatacacacacatttgtcaATGACTAAGACTTGCTTATATTTTTGCTTTCTAGAAGTAATCATAGCATGTTGTAATTGCCTTATGTAAATAAAAAGGCTATTTATTAAGTTTTccaataatatttattaatctgtatgtgttttaaaataaaataacttatttcTAGCTGAACACTGGTTGTGTTTTTAACCCTTTCCGTGAAATATTTGTGTGGTCTGACGTTCCACATCATCCTAATTCCTCAGTCAAACGTCTCCCACTTTCTTTGCAGGAACGAATAGCCCACGGCTCCACCGCAGTGTAGAAAATGTCCACCCTGTGCATCTCTTAGGGAGCAAGTCCATGATGTGTGAAGGACTTCAACATCCAGTGGTTCCCTTCCGATGCAATGAAAGGATGGtgttaaagaaaaccagctaTATTTTAGTATGTTGATACCTTGTACATGTTTTTGAGGTATATAACATCTAACATttggaaaattgtattttaacagctttattgacgCATAATTGCTACACAAGGAACTGTGCATAATTAacatgtacaatttgatgagtttgggcACATGTAAACATGGCTCCAAGGTTTATCAAGGCAACAGACATAGACAACACCTCCCAAAGTTCCCTTGGCAGGGGTAGGGGGTCAGAACACTTAGTAAGAGATCTGTCCGCTTAGCAGATTGTGAAATGCACAACACCATATTGGTAATTATAGGGGCTatacataacattttaaattcatcGAAAATTTGAGAGTCATAACACATTTTAATACTCCCAGTGTCATCAGAAATCTTGTCATTAATCTTTATTTAGTGTcctgtaaataattttattaaatgaaaaaaatatttgagcagaaatattttttcttcaggtCTATCCAAAAGGATTGAATTATTCACATTTTGATTACAGTATACCTGTACAGAAATCAgacacaaatattttaagaaagcaCCAATTGTCTCTCTGGATAATCCTTTTCACACAGTTTTTTGGGGTTGTGAAATGTGTAAGGACCAAATTCTACAAAAGCTTGCTGGAGTTGGTTACTACAATAAAATCATTAGCTGCTAGCCAAGCACAGTCCTGTTGAACCTGAGTTCTACACTTGGTGCTGAGGACTGCAGGCAGTCAGGCATGCTGCcagctctctgcttcctctgctgaTGAGTCACGCCTCTGTCAGGTGTCCCTTTGGCATGACATTGTCAGAATCTGTTGTGATGTTGATCACACCACATTTTGAACCTCATACAGTAGTTTCAAAAAGGCTTTTTGTGTTGGAAAGCTGAGGcacagttaaaaaacaaagagaaataataagATACTTCTCTCTGTATTAGCAGTTCAGAGATGAGAGGTGTTAACTATTGGTAAGAGTTGGGATTGGAGGTGCACCACGCCAAGCAGGGTAGGAGAGATGCCAGCCAAGAAGCAAACGCAACAAATCCATGTAAAACAACAGAGAAGGGCCTGGAAGGTGGAGGAAAAGTCAAACTAGGTTGTCCATAAAATGGGATCTTTTTATTTTGGCTGAAGATGCCCGGGGGATGTCAGTGAggcccctccttcccctggcTCGGTGTGCTTGTTCACCGTGTTGGTTTTCTACTGCTGCTCTGACAAGTTACCACAAACGCTGTAGCTTACAActacacaaatttattatctcacagttgtGGGGGCTGGAGTCCGGCACAAGTTGAACTGGGCTAAATTCAGGATGTGGGCAGGATTACATTCCTTCCGGAAGCCCTAGAGGAAAATTTGTTCTCTGCCTTTTTCGGTGTCTAGAGGCCTGGCACAGTCTTTGGcttgttcccctttctccatcctcAAAGCCAACAGTGTTGCATCTCTGAGCCTTTTTTCATGGTCATATCTCATTCTCTGACTCTGACACTCCTATCTCCCTCTTACTAGGACCCTTGTGATCATTTTGAGCCCATTTGGATATTCCAAGATTATCTTAATATCCTTAACTTAATATCCttgcaaagtcctttttgccTGCAAGGTAACATAGCCATAGGTTCTGAGGATGAAGACTGTGGATATCTTTGGGAgaccattattctgtctaccagaTCCACCCACCATTTCATCAAGTGAGGCAATTATTAAAAGCCAACTCCTACGGTTACCAgcaggtaaagggggtgggaagggataaattgtgaaTTAGAAATTTGcttctcttggggagtgatggaaatggtagcttcttttttttaatttattttttacttttttattgaagtacagttgattaccatgtttcagttgtacagaaaagtacatatatatgtatacatatattttttaacaatttttttattgagttacagtcattttacaatgttgtgtcaaattccagtgtagagcacaattttcagttatacagaaatgtcagctatcttgatcgtggtggtggtttcacGGGTGTGTATACCAAAATTCATtacattgtacatctgaaatgtgtagtttactgtgcaggaatcatacaacaataaaggtgttaaaaaaaaaagccaactccTGGCTTTTAATGCATATCCTAGTGTTCTACTTAATTCACTTCAAGTTATTACTGTCTTTCTCAAAGAGCTCCCCCCTCTCCCTCCAACAAATGTTTCAGAAAGTGCCCTATTACATTTGTAGGTCATCTGTGACCTCAAATAAGCTTGGCTTTgggactgtttttattttttggctattataactaAAACCGTTATTGAGTGCTCATTTACATTCACGTAACAGTCATTTACATGGTATATTTTAATGgctatatgctttcatttctcttgggtaaaaacACCTCGGAGTAGAACAGCTGGATTGTATGGTTGGTtcatgttttaactttttaagaaattgtgaAACTGTTTTACAAGGAGGTTGTAACATTTTACAAttctaccagcagtgtataaaaaggcattcaatttttaaaactttaaaaatatctcatgatCCATATGGGGTGTAAAGCATCATGTGGTGGAGATGTGATTTG includes these proteins:
- the NIPA1 gene encoding magnesium transporter NIPA1 gives rise to the protein MGTAAAAAAAAGEGARSPSPAAVSLGLGVAVVSSLVNGSTFVLQKKGIVRAKRRGTSYLTDIVWWAGTIAMAVGQIGNFLAYTAVPTVLVTPLGALGVPFGSILASYLLKEKLNILGKLGCLLSCAGSVVLIIHSPKSESVTTQAELEEKLTNPVFVGYLCIVLLMLLLLIFWIAPAHGPTNIMVYISICSLLGSFTVPSTKGIGLAAQDIFHNNPSSQRALCLCLVLLAVLGCSIIVQFRYINKALECFDSSVFGAIYYVVFTTLVLLASAILFREWSNVGLVDFLGMACGFTTVSVGIVLIQVFKEFNFNLGEMNKSNVKTD